A stretch of the Syntrophorhabdaceae bacterium genome encodes the following:
- a CDS encoding aminopeptidase P family protein: protein MTRQSRIEQVQGLLSETGLDGCVLKGMDNIFYLTGFRGSEGSLFVTRGDVVLVVDFRYITHAREIVRDIHIEEIKPKRDAIHELCTKYKVSKLGFDGAHVPYNVYRTWAESLVGISLVPMSNAIEEIRRNKEPEEITAIMEAIAAATNAFKDILELVTPGRTEKEIADELDHAMRRHGAQGPSFETIVASGPRGALPHAQPGDKRLREGETVIIDYGAAVDGYCSDETVTVCLGDTPDKLSEIYTIVNDARKLGIEKATAGMAVRHLDSIVRGYIEEHGYGDLFRHGVGHGVGIAVHEAPSINSAAAAILEENMVITIEPGIYLPNIGGVRLEDMVLITKDRPQVLTHIRKDMIKM from the coding sequence ATGACACGCCAATCACGGATAGAACAGGTACAGGGTCTCCTCAGTGAGACGGGGCTCGACGGCTGTGTCCTCAAGGGCATGGACAACATTTTTTACCTGACGGGCTTCAGGGGCTCCGAGGGAAGTCTTTTTGTCACCCGGGGCGATGTCGTGCTCGTTGTCGATTTTCGTTATATCACGCACGCCAGAGAGATTGTGCGCGACATCCACATAGAAGAGATAAAACCGAAGCGTGACGCCATCCACGAGCTCTGCACGAAATACAAGGTTTCAAAACTGGGCTTCGATGGCGCGCATGTCCCGTACAACGTTTACAGAACCTGGGCTGAGAGCCTTGTCGGCATCAGTCTCGTCCCCATGAGCAATGCCATCGAGGAGATACGAAGGAACAAGGAGCCGGAGGAGATCACCGCCATCATGGAAGCCATCGCGGCGGCAACGAATGCTTTTAAGGACATCCTCGAACTCGTGACGCCTGGAAGAACGGAAAAGGAAATAGCCGATGAGCTTGACCATGCCATGCGCAGACACGGGGCGCAGGGCCCCTCCTTCGAGACCATTGTTGCCTCCGGTCCGCGGGGCGCTCTGCCGCATGCACAGCCCGGCGACAAGAGGCTCAGGGAGGGCGAAACGGTCATTATAGACTACGGCGCCGCCGTGGACGGATACTGCAGCGACGAGACGGTCACCGTGTGTCTCGGAGACACACCGGACAAGCTTTCCGAGATCTACACAATTGTCAATGACGCACGCAAACTGGGCATCGAAAAAGCCACGGCAGGCATGGCCGTAAGACACCTCGACAGCATCGTAAGGGGCTACATCGAAGAGCACGGCTACGGCGATCTCTTTCGCCACGGCGTCGGCCACGGTGTGGGAATCGCCGTTCACGAGGCCCCGAGCATCAACAGCGCGGCTGCGGCGATACTGGAAGAGAACATGGTCATTACCATCGAGCCCGGCATATATCTGCCGAATATCGGTGGCGTCAGACTTGAAGATATGGTACTAATAACAAAAGATAGACCGCAGGTTCTTACTCACATCAGAAAAGACATGATAAAGATGTAA